One Falsihalocynthiibacter arcticus DNA segment encodes these proteins:
- a CDS encoding carbohydrate ABC transporter permease: MNKTVNQKAWFLVLPVLLLVAFSAVIPLMTVVNYSVQDTFGKNVFFWAGLDWFRDMMASERMWNALGRQIAFSCIILAIEIPLGIFVALNMPKKGFWASFCLILMSLPLLIPWNVVGTIWQIFGRVDIGLLGYTLAALGIDYNYTQDFYAAWVTVIVMDVWHWTSLVALLAYAGLQSIPDAYYQAAKIDQASRWKVFRFIELPKIMGVLMIAILLRFMDSFMIYTEPFVVTGGGPGNSTTFLSIDLVKMALGQFDLGPAAAFSIMYYLVILLISYVFYTVMTNLDKRDGH; encoded by the coding sequence ATGAATAAGACAGTCAACCAAAAGGCCTGGTTCCTCGTTTTACCAGTGCTGCTCCTTGTCGCGTTTTCTGCGGTTATTCCTTTGATGACCGTTGTGAATTATTCGGTTCAAGACACCTTCGGAAAAAACGTATTTTTCTGGGCTGGCCTCGATTGGTTCCGTGATATGATGGCCTCAGAACGCATGTGGAATGCGCTGGGTCGCCAGATCGCGTTTTCCTGTATCATCCTTGCCATTGAAATTCCGCTGGGGATTTTCGTGGCGCTGAACATGCCGAAAAAAGGGTTCTGGGCCTCGTTTTGCCTGATCCTGATGTCGTTGCCCTTACTTATTCCGTGGAACGTTGTGGGCACCATTTGGCAGATTTTCGGGCGCGTTGATATTGGTCTTTTGGGCTATACACTGGCCGCCTTGGGGATTGATTATAACTACACCCAAGACTTCTATGCTGCATGGGTGACCGTCATTGTGATGGATGTTTGGCACTGGACTTCGTTAGTTGCGCTTTTGGCTTATGCGGGGCTTCAGTCGATCCCCGATGCCTATTACCAAGCAGCGAAAATCGACCAAGCCAGCCGTTGGAAAGTATTCCGCTTTATTGAGCTGCCCAAGATCATGGGCGTCCTTATGATCGCGATCCTGTTGCGCTTTATGGACAGCTTTATGATCTACACCGAGCCTTTCGTGGTGACGGGTGGTGGACCGGGAAATTCGACGACGTTCTTGTCGATTGACTTGGTCAAGATGGCGCTAGGACAGTTTGATCTTGGCCCCGCAGCCGCCTTCTCGATCATGTATTACCTCGTGATCCTGTTGATTTCATACGTCTTCTACACTGTGATGACGAACCTTGATAAAAGGGATGGCCACTGA
- a CDS encoding FadR/GntR family transcriptional regulator yields the protein MTQRFHEPGFRLYRQVADQITKIIIDEGLKPGTRLPPERELATRLNVARSTLREAMIALEIAGQVNIRTGSGIYVTKAGALTGDDLGAGPLELLDARELIEGEIAARAATSIDANHLMAIEASISAMASAHGKETHRDADRAFHITLAEATRIEPLVRIVDGLWSQMFSPIFERMGALTGLFGDSQDTALKHHRLILDALAARDAELCRRRMQAHLIDVRRVLLRASAFTPDS from the coding sequence TTGACCCAGCGTTTTCACGAACCCGGATTTCGGCTTTATCGCCAAGTGGCCGACCAAATCACCAAAATCATCATTGATGAGGGTCTAAAACCTGGAACCCGATTGCCACCGGAAAGAGAGCTCGCCACGCGCCTTAACGTCGCTCGCTCTACCCTGCGAGAAGCGATGATTGCGCTGGAAATTGCAGGACAAGTGAATATCCGCACGGGATCTGGTATCTATGTGACCAAGGCGGGGGCCTTAACTGGAGATGACCTTGGGGCGGGCCCGTTGGAACTATTGGATGCGCGGGAACTCATCGAAGGCGAGATCGCAGCAAGGGCTGCGACCTCCATCGACGCAAACCATTTGATGGCAATCGAGGCGAGCATCAGTGCCATGGCAAGCGCCCACGGCAAAGAAACGCATCGTGACGCGGATCGCGCCTTTCATATCACCCTCGCGGAGGCCACCCGCATCGAACCGCTGGTGCGGATCGTTGACGGGCTTTGGTCCCAAATGTTTTCGCCAATTTTTGAACGCATGGGCGCGCTTACGGGATTGTTTGGCGATTCTCAGGACACGGCGCTAAAACATCACCGCCTCATTCTAGATGCGCTCGCCGCACGGGATGCGGAATTGTGTCGTCGACGGATGCAAGCGCATTTGATTGACGTGCGCCGCGTCCTTTTGCGCGCATCGGCCTTTACTCCAGACTCCTAG
- a CDS encoding TRAP transporter small permease, with the protein MYWKAVDHIARAVVGISSVALVLLVVFTGWQVWGRYVLNDTPTWTEKAALLLVLIVCLPMAAVGLRENFHLGIDYLTDYLGPKARRILKTANTVVLGFFGVAMMVESWPLVVGTWGRDIPLLGLPQGLQYAPLILTGGLIVLFMVERVWFLWMGDEMDPPLDVSRLGDI; encoded by the coding sequence ATGTATTGGAAAGCCGTTGACCATATTGCCCGTGCCGTGGTTGGCATCAGTTCGGTAGCGCTGGTGTTGCTCGTGGTGTTCACGGGCTGGCAAGTCTGGGGGCGATATGTCCTGAACGACACGCCGACGTGGACCGAAAAGGCGGCCTTGTTGCTGGTCTTGATTGTGTGTCTGCCGATGGCCGCTGTGGGGCTTCGCGAGAACTTCCATCTGGGCATTGACTACCTTACCGATTATTTAGGACCAAAAGCGCGCCGTATTTTAAAGACAGCGAACACCGTCGTCCTCGGCTTTTTTGGCGTTGCGATGATGGTTGAATCTTGGCCGCTGGTCGTTGGCACTTGGGGGCGTGATATTCCGCTTTTGGGTCTGCCGCAGGGGTTGCAATATGCGCCTTTGATCCTCACGGGGGGCTTGATTGTCCTGTTCATGGTTGAGCGCGTTTGGTTCCTATGGATGGGCGACGAGATGGATCCGCCGCTGGATGTTTCGCGATTGGGAGATATCTAG
- a CDS encoding TRAP transporter substrate-binding protein has translation MNKILRLSLAAALLAGTAQAQELRGWNTHVPDYPVSIALDRFVELVEERTEGRVQMQNYHGATLGEGEFATEQLQFGALDYGAFSTAPMVNTVKELGVTSLPYVFKDPEHQYRVLEGPIGDDIAAAMAEANMVPLSWFASGSRSFYANEPLNSVEDIAGKKFRVQNSDINVAMVEALGANATPLPFGEVYTSIQSGVVDGAENNWPSYESTGHFEVAPYYIIDNHTIVPEGIIFAKTTWDKFSEADQAIIAEAAQEAAIYQRELWAAREAKSREIVEAGGATIVEGIDTTTFSAKMGPVYEQFASDPIVADLLLRIQNTE, from the coding sequence ATGAATAAGATACTTAGACTTAGCCTTGCCGCAGCATTGCTGGCAGGAACCGCTCAGGCACAAGAATTACGTGGCTGGAATACACACGTGCCAGATTACCCAGTCTCTATCGCGCTTGATCGTTTTGTTGAATTGGTTGAGGAGCGCACCGAGGGCCGCGTTCAAATGCAGAACTACCATGGCGCAACGCTGGGCGAGGGCGAATTTGCAACCGAGCAATTGCAATTTGGCGCGCTTGACTATGGTGCATTTTCGACGGCTCCAATGGTTAACACAGTCAAAGAGCTTGGCGTCACGTCACTGCCATACGTTTTCAAAGACCCAGAGCATCAGTACCGCGTGCTTGAAGGTCCAATCGGCGACGATATCGCAGCGGCCATGGCGGAAGCCAACATGGTGCCCCTGTCTTGGTTCGCCTCTGGTTCGCGCAGCTTCTATGCAAATGAGCCACTGAACTCGGTTGAGGATATCGCGGGCAAGAAATTCCGCGTGCAAAACAGCGACATCAATGTTGCCATGGTTGAAGCACTAGGCGCGAACGCGACGCCGTTGCCGTTTGGTGAAGTCTATACATCGATCCAGTCCGGAGTTGTGGATGGGGCCGAAAACAACTGGCCGAGCTATGAATCCACTGGGCATTTTGAAGTTGCGCCTTACTATATCATCGACAATCACACGATTGTTCCTGAAGGCATCATCTTTGCCAAAACGACTTGGGACAAGTTCTCGGAAGCCGATCAGGCCATCATCGCCGAAGCTGCGCAAGAAGCTGCGATTTACCAGCGCGAGCTTTGGGCGGCCCGTGAAGCAAAATCGCGTGAAATCGTCGAAGCTGGCGGAGCGACCATTGTTGAAGGCATTGATACTACGACCTTCTCCGCCAAAATGGGACCAGTATATGAGCAGTTCGCGAGTGATCCAATCGTAGCCGATTTGCTACTGCGCATCCAGAACACAGAGTAA
- a CDS encoding ABC transporter substrate-binding protein, which produces MNLRLLKGTTALGLAACMLTAPAFADMEAGKAFLDSEIGDLSTLSRADQEAELQFFVDAAQPYQGMSINVVSETIGTHEYEANVLAPAFEAITGIKVTHDLIGEGDVVEKLQTQMQSGENIYDAYINDSDLIGTHWRYQQARNLTDWMAGEGASVTNPNLDLEDFIGLSFTTGPDGKIYQLPDQQFANLYWFRYDWFNDEQNKADFKEKYGYDLGVPVNWSAYEDIAEFFTGRDLSRLGVEGEVFGNMDYGKKDPSLGWRYTDAWLSMAGAGDEGVPNGLPVDEWGIRVNENSQPVGSCVARGGATNGPAAVYAVTKAIEWLEKYSPPAAAGMTFSEAGPIPAQGNVAQQMFWYTAFTAASVEPDLPVMNEDGTPKWRMAPSPHGAYWTEGTKIGYQDAGSWTLMKSTPVDRAQAAWLYAQFVTSKTVDVKKSHVGLTFIRESTIQHDSFTERAPKLGGLVEFYRSPARVQWSPTGTNVPDYPKLAQLWWQNIGDAMSGAKTPQEALDTLCADQEKVMIRLERAGVQGDIGPKMNEESDPSFWLDQPGSPKAKLANEDEDPVTISYDELIKSWQ; this is translated from the coding sequence ATGAACTTACGACTACTTAAAGGGACGACTGCGCTCGGACTTGCAGCTTGCATGCTCACCGCGCCGGCGTTCGCAGACATGGAGGCCGGCAAGGCTTTCCTCGACAGCGAGATCGGCGATCTTTCGACGCTGTCGCGTGCCGATCAAGAAGCTGAACTTCAGTTTTTTGTCGATGCGGCACAGCCGTACCAAGGCATGTCGATCAACGTTGTCTCCGAAACAATCGGAACGCACGAGTATGAGGCCAATGTTTTGGCTCCAGCGTTCGAAGCCATCACCGGCATCAAGGTCACACATGACCTGATCGGCGAGGGCGATGTTGTTGAAAAGCTGCAAACACAAATGCAGTCGGGCGAAAATATCTATGACGCCTATATCAACGACTCCGATTTGATCGGGACGCACTGGCGTTACCAACAGGCGCGTAACTTGACCGACTGGATGGCGGGTGAGGGTGCTTCTGTTACCAACCCCAACCTTGATCTGGAAGATTTTATTGGTCTTTCATTCACCACGGGTCCGGATGGCAAAATTTATCAGTTGCCAGACCAACAATTCGCGAACCTTTACTGGTTCCGGTATGATTGGTTCAACGACGAGCAAAACAAAGCGGACTTCAAAGAGAAGTACGGCTACGATCTCGGCGTTCCTGTAAACTGGTCCGCCTATGAGGACATCGCTGAATTCTTCACGGGTCGTGACTTGTCGCGTCTTGGCGTAGAAGGCGAAGTCTTTGGCAACATGGACTATGGCAAAAAAGACCCATCCTTGGGTTGGCGCTATACTGATGCGTGGTTGTCCATGGCTGGCGCTGGGGACGAAGGCGTGCCAAACGGTCTGCCAGTTGACGAATGGGGTATCCGCGTTAACGAAAACTCACAGCCTGTTGGCTCGTGCGTTGCGCGTGGCGGTGCCACAAACGGCCCAGCAGCAGTTTACGCTGTGACCAAAGCAATCGAATGGTTGGAAAAATATTCTCCACCCGCGGCTGCTGGTATGACATTCTCCGAAGCGGGCCCAATTCCTGCACAGGGTAATGTTGCTCAACAAATGTTCTGGTACACGGCCTTTACTGCGGCCTCGGTTGAGCCTGATCTGCCTGTGATGAACGAAGATGGTACGCCAAAATGGCGTATGGCCCCTTCGCCACACGGCGCATATTGGACTGAAGGAACAAAAATCGGCTACCAAGATGCCGGTTCTTGGACTTTGATGAAATCCACTCCTGTGGATCGTGCTCAAGCGGCTTGGCTCTATGCCCAATTCGTTACGTCCAAAACTGTTGACGTGAAGAAAAGCCATGTTGGCCTCACATTCATCCGTGAATCCACAATCCAGCATGATAGCTTTACCGAACGTGCACCAAAACTTGGTGGTCTCGTTGAATTCTACCGTTCGCCAGCGCGCGTTCAGTGGTCGCCAACAGGTACAAACGTACCTGACTATCCAAAATTGGCACAGTTGTGGTGGCAGAACATCGGCGACGCAATGTCCGGTGCGAAGACTCCACAAGAGGCCCTCGACACGCTTTGCGCAGACCAAGAAAAGGTTATGATCCGTCTTGAGCGTGCAGGTGTCCAAGGTGATATCGGTCCGAAAATGAACGAAGAGAGCGATCCTTCTTTCTGGCTCGATCAGCCTGGTTCGCCAAAAGCGAAACTGGCCAACGAAGACGAAGATCCCGTCACGATTTCCTATGACGAGCTGATCAAGTCTTGGCAGTAA
- a CDS encoding carbohydrate ABC transporter permease, with protein MSDFTNTAQKRGFALPKIRGNAIVMGLYLLFLLLPIYWLLNMSLKTNSEILNNFTLWPQDLTFDNYLTILTDPSWYTGYLNSMTYVVMNMVISLAVALPAAYAFSRYTFLGDKHLFFWLLTNRMAPPAVFALPFFQLYSSVGLFDTHIAVALAHCLFNVPLAVWILEGFMRGVPKEIDETAYIDGYSFPRFFIRIFTPLVASGIGVTAFFLFMFSWVELLLSRTLTSVNAKPIAATMTRTVGAAGIDWGVLAAAGVLTIVPGALVIYFVRNYIAKGFALGRV; from the coding sequence ATGTCTGATTTTACCAACACAGCGCAAAAGCGTGGCTTTGCTTTACCCAAGATCAGAGGCAACGCCATTGTTATGGGCCTTTACTTGCTGTTCTTGCTTTTGCCGATCTATTGGCTTTTGAACATGAGCCTCAAGACCAACTCGGAGATTTTGAACAACTTCACCCTTTGGCCACAGGATTTGACCTTCGACAACTACCTGACGATCCTGACGGATCCGTCGTGGTACACGGGCTATCTGAATTCGATGACTTATGTGGTCATGAATATGGTGATCTCCCTCGCGGTTGCGCTGCCAGCGGCTTACGCTTTCAGTCGTTATACTTTCCTTGGGGATAAGCATTTGTTCTTTTGGTTGCTCACCAATCGGATGGCGCCCCCCGCCGTTTTCGCGCTGCCGTTTTTTCAGCTCTATAGCTCGGTCGGGTTGTTCGACACGCATATTGCCGTCGCTCTCGCGCACTGCCTGTTTAACGTGCCGTTGGCGGTTTGGATCTTGGAAGGGTTTATGCGGGGTGTGCCGAAAGAAATCGACGAGACCGCCTATATCGACGGCTATTCTTTCCCACGGTTCTTTATTCGGATTTTCACGCCCTTGGTTGCCTCTGGTATTGGGGTCACCGCGTTCTTCTTGTTCATGTTCAGCTGGGTTGAATTGCTTCTAAGCCGGACGTTGACCAGTGTGAATGCGAAACCGATTGCCGCCACAATGACACGGACCGTCGGTGCCGCAGGGATCGACTGGGGTGTGCTCGCAGCAGCGGGCGTCCTGACGATCGTTCCCGGTGCATTGGTGATCTATTTTGTCCGTAACTACATCGCCAAAGGCTTTGCCTTGGGTCGCGTGTAA
- the glpK gene encoding glycerol kinase GlpK produces MTYILAIDQGTTSTRAIVFDRTMAVVTSEQQEFAQHFPHSGWVEHAPADLWNTTLAACHGAIKHAEISPTDIAAIGITNQRETTIVWDKITGEPLYNAIVWQDRRTANQCRTLREAGHEEMITARTGLLLDPYFSGTKLKWVLDHVEGARERAAKGELLFGTVDSFLIWKLTGGAVHATDATNAARTMLYDIRKGRWSKTICDLLEIPMEMLPEVKDCAADFGKTDADLFGRAIPICGVAGDQQAATIGQACFQPGMMKSTYGTGCFALLNTGETPVVSQNRLLTTIAYQLDGKPTYALEGSIFVAGAVVQWLRDGLQIIQDASETQALAEQADPHQNIVLVPAFVGLGAPYWNAECRGAVFGLTRGSGPAEMAKAALESVGYQTRDLLDAMSADWQATGVQPTLRVDGGMSQNDWAMQFLSDIIAAPVDRPMNLETTALGVAWLAGMHVGVYPDQAEFAEQWARETQFVPHMDEAQRQEKYTTWKKAVDATLSF; encoded by the coding sequence ATGACCTACATCCTCGCGATTGACCAAGGCACGACCTCAACACGTGCGATTGTGTTTGATAGAACGATGGCCGTCGTTACCAGCGAACAACAAGAGTTCGCCCAACATTTCCCCCACTCCGGCTGGGTTGAACACGCGCCCGCCGACCTGTGGAATACCACGCTTGCCGCCTGTCATGGGGCGATCAAACATGCCGAAATCTCACCCACAGATATTGCCGCCATCGGGATCACCAACCAACGCGAAACCACAATTGTTTGGGACAAGATCACGGGCGAACCCCTTTATAACGCTATTGTTTGGCAAGACCGGCGCACGGCCAATCAATGCCGTACCCTGCGCGAGGCTGGCCATGAAGAGATGATCACCGCGCGTACAGGTCTTTTACTGGACCCTTATTTTTCGGGTACAAAACTCAAATGGGTTTTGGACCATGTTGAGGGCGCACGCGAACGTGCCGCCAAGGGTGAATTGCTCTTTGGTACCGTCGATAGTTTCCTGATTTGGAAGCTGACGGGGGGCGCAGTTCATGCCACAGATGCAACAAATGCCGCGCGCACAATGCTTTACGACATTCGCAAAGGCCGTTGGAGCAAAACGATTTGCGACCTGCTTGAAATCCCGATGGAGATGTTACCAGAGGTCAAGGATTGCGCCGCTGATTTCGGTAAAACGGACGCGGATTTGTTTGGCCGCGCGATCCCGATTTGTGGCGTTGCTGGCGATCAACAAGCCGCGACCATCGGGCAGGCGTGTTTTCAGCCGGGTATGATGAAATCGACCTACGGCACGGGGTGTTTTGCGCTTTTGAATACGGGCGAAACTCCTGTTGTGTCGCAAAATCGCTTGCTGACCACGATCGCCTATCAACTGGACGGAAAACCTACCTACGCGCTTGAGGGGTCTATTTTTGTTGCCGGAGCCGTTGTGCAATGGCTGCGTGATGGGTTGCAAATCATCCAAGACGCCTCGGAGACGCAAGCGCTGGCTGAACAGGCGGACCCGCATCAAAATATTGTTTTGGTCCCCGCCTTTGTGGGCCTCGGTGCACCCTATTGGAATGCGGAATGTCGAGGGGCTGTTTTTGGGCTAACCCGTGGATCTGGACCCGCGGAAATGGCCAAGGCCGCACTGGAAAGTGTTGGTTATCAGACCCGTGATTTATTGGATGCCATGTCCGCTGATTGGCAAGCGACAGGTGTTCAACCAACCCTGCGGGTTGATGGTGGCATGTCGCAAAACGATTGGGCGATGCAGTTCCTTTCGGATATTATCGCCGCCCCTGTGGACCGCCCAATGAACCTCGAAACCACGGCCCTTGGTGTGGCATGGCTCGCGGGAATGCATGTTGGTGTTTACCCTGATCAGGCAGAATTTGCAGAACAATGGGCCCGTGAAACCCAATTTGTACCGCATATGGACGAGGCCCAACGCCAAGAAAAATATACAACTTGGAAAAAAGCCGTCGACGCGACACTTAGCTTTTAG
- a CDS encoding TRAP transporter large permease, with product MGLTILLMVFVITVIAGIPIAFALGIAALATATYQGIPELIVFQRIVAGINVFSLLAIPFFIFAGEIMMRGGIAIRLVRAAETVVGQVRGGLGVVNVLTSMLFGGISGSAVADTSALGSVMIPMMRERGYDDDYTVNVTVTSSIAGVLIPPSHNMILYALAAGGGISITSLFIAGVIPGIILCLCLSVAAYVIAVRRGYPTGVFPGWRAVVFAMGAALPGFMTAVIIIGGVVSGIFTVTESAAIGVIYALFVTVFFYRSLSWQDFRDSVTQAIRTTAMVMILVGTAQSFSYFITLYQVPSAILAGMQTLSENKIVLLLLINLSLLVLGMFMDMGALILICTPIFLPVAKALGVDPVQFGMILMMNLGLGLTTPPVGPCLFVGCSIAKVKIESVIGTIWPFYLAIFAALMLTTFVPIISLGLPRLMGY from the coding sequence ATGGGTCTTACAATTCTTCTTATGGTCTTTGTCATCACAGTGATCGCAGGGATTCCCATTGCTTTTGCTTTGGGTATCGCCGCGCTGGCAACCGCAACTTATCAGGGTATTCCCGAGTTGATCGTCTTTCAGCGCATCGTCGCAGGGATCAACGTCTTTTCCCTGCTCGCAATTCCTTTCTTTATTTTCGCAGGCGAGATCATGATGCGCGGCGGGATCGCAATCCGACTGGTCCGCGCGGCAGAGACTGTCGTAGGGCAGGTGCGCGGCGGCCTCGGTGTTGTCAACGTGCTCACGTCGATGCTTTTCGGCGGTATTTCTGGCTCGGCTGTGGCCGACACCTCGGCGCTTGGATCGGTCATGATACCGATGATGCGCGAACGGGGCTATGACGATGACTATACGGTCAACGTTACAGTCACTTCGTCGATCGCAGGCGTTCTGATCCCGCCAAGCCATAATATGATCCTCTATGCGCTGGCCGCGGGTGGCGGTATTTCGATCACCTCTCTGTTCATTGCTGGCGTTATCCCTGGCATCATTTTGTGTCTTTGCTTGTCCGTCGCGGCCTATGTGATCGCGGTTCGTCGGGGTTATCCAACGGGCGTCTTCCCCGGCTGGCGCGCCGTTGTGTTTGCGATGGGAGCGGCGCTTCCCGGATTTATGACGGCCGTTATTATCATCGGTGGCGTGGTTTCCGGCATTTTCACCGTGACGGAAAGCGCGGCAATTGGCGTGATCTATGCGCTTTTTGTTACCGTGTTTTTCTATCGTTCCCTGTCCTGGCAGGACTTTCGCGACAGCGTAACGCAGGCCATTCGCACAACGGCAATGGTGATGATCCTTGTCGGTACGGCCCAATCGTTCAGTTATTTCATCACGCTGTATCAGGTGCCATCCGCCATTCTTGCGGGTATGCAGACGCTGTCGGAAAACAAGATCGTTCTACTGTTGTTGATAAACTTGTCGCTGCTTGTACTGGGTATGTTCATGGATATGGGCGCGCTGATCTTGATTTGCACGCCGATCTTTTTACCCGTCGCCAAGGCGCTTGGGGTTGATCCGGTACAATTCGGGATGATCTTGATGATGAACCTTGGCCTTGGACTTACGACACCACCGGTGGGGCCTTGCCTGTTTGTCGGCTGCTCGATTGCGAAGGTGAAGATCGAAAGTGTCATCGGAACAATCTGGCCGTTCTATCTAGCGATTTTCGCAGCACTCATGCTCACCACGTTTGTGCCAATCATCAGCCTCGGCCTGCCACGCTTAATGGGCTACTGA
- a CDS encoding Gfo/Idh/MocA family protein: MANQPIRLAVIGLGMASKPHLAALRQLAPNVEVAGVFARDEERRNAVAEQGGWRAYDSLQAICEDATVDGAIVITPPNARADIVAALAKAGKHVLMEKPVERDLSRAVSLVETCEAAGVQLGIVLQHRFRAGAEALRGLVDGGTLGKINMVRVTVPWWRDQSYYDQAGRGTYATDGGGVLITQAIHMLDLMLSLTGPVSKVSALIGTTSLHDMEGEDFANAGLVFANGAIGSVMATTASYPGGAETLELDADKAGLRLAAGELVINWRDGRTETIGEITGTGGGSDPMDFPCDWHRDLIADFAMSLRDGRAPRITGRAALEVHRLIDAIERSARSGQLTAVQVAS, from the coding sequence ATGGCTAACCAACCCATTCGACTGGCCGTCATCGGCCTTGGTATGGCTTCAAAGCCGCATCTGGCCGCCCTGCGCCAACTTGCGCCAAACGTCGAAGTGGCTGGCGTGTTTGCCCGCGACGAAGAACGGAGAAACGCGGTCGCAGAACAAGGCGGTTGGCGGGCGTATGATAGTTTGCAAGCCATTTGTGAGGACGCGACTGTCGACGGAGCAATCGTGATAACTCCTCCAAATGCACGGGCGGATATCGTGGCGGCTCTGGCCAAGGCTGGCAAACATGTCTTGATGGAAAAGCCTGTTGAGCGGGATTTGTCGCGCGCCGTTTCTCTTGTTGAAACCTGCGAAGCGGCGGGGGTGCAGCTTGGGATTGTTTTGCAGCATCGGTTTCGTGCGGGGGCGGAGGCGCTTCGCGGCCTTGTTGACGGCGGCACTCTTGGCAAAATCAATATGGTGCGCGTGACGGTGCCTTGGTGGCGCGACCAATCTTATTACGATCAGGCTGGGCGGGGAACCTATGCGACGGATGGCGGCGGAGTTTTAATTACCCAAGCCATTCATATGCTGGATTTAATGTTAAGCCTTACAGGGCCAGTGTCCAAAGTCTCCGCGCTTATTGGCACAACATCTCTCCATGACATGGAAGGCGAGGATTTCGCAAACGCGGGGTTGGTTTTTGCGAATGGTGCGATTGGTTCTGTCATGGCCACAACAGCGAGCTATCCTGGAGGGGCGGAAACCTTGGAATTGGATGCGGACAAGGCAGGCCTGCGCTTAGCTGCGGGCGAGTTGGTGATTAACTGGCGCGATGGCCGCACCGAAACCATCGGCGAAATTACCGGAACGGGCGGCGGTAGCGACCCGATGGATTTCCCCTGCGACTGGCACCGTGACTTGATCGCAGATTTTGCCATGAGCCTGCGAGATGGGCGTGCGCCGCGCATAACCGGACGGGCCGCTTTAGAGGTTCACAGATTAATCGACGCGATTGAACGGTCGGCGCGATCAGGTCAACTCACCGCTGTGCAGGTGGCGTCATGA
- a CDS encoding DUF2160 domain-containing protein, whose product MEWMAWTWPTAAFFGVIAATLITFTTLAIKFPEVPRNGVLGIETTRGDRLFITLLGSAFINLAWLGMLSAPQWGALIVCLFYAIAVFRWV is encoded by the coding sequence ATGGAATGGATGGCATGGACTTGGCCGACCGCCGCTTTCTTTGGGGTTATCGCGGCAACGCTGATTACTTTTACGACCCTTGCGATTAAATTCCCCGAGGTGCCGCGCAATGGCGTCCTTGGGATTGAAACAACGCGCGGTGACCGACTGTTCATCACGCTACTTGGCTCGGCCTTTATTAATCTGGCTTGGCTTGGAATGCTCAGTGCCCCCCAATGGGGAGCCCTGATCGTATGTCTCTTTTATGCCATCGCGGTTTTCCGCTGGGTATAA